A DNA window from Candidatus Neomarinimicrobiota bacterium contains the following coding sequences:
- a CDS encoding excinuclease ABC subunit UvrA, producing MEHIEIRGARTHNLKNIDLDIPRNKFVVVTGVSGSGKSSLVFDTIYTEAQRQLIETFSTFARRRLPKLTRPDVDEIRNLGTGIVIDQKRLGKTLRSTVGTATEIYTYLRLLYSRAAEPFVGFSHVFSFNHPEGMCPSCKGLGKRIQIDREAMYDPELSLREGAILHPDYKVGGYYWRTFVSVGLFDPDKKLKDYTEEEIERLFETEGVEYRYDHSGVEVKKTWKGLIQRLESYYVQKAEDELPKARRDAYQKFLVYQDCRSCQGTRLNDTVLSAQLNGRNIAELSGMELTDLDDFLAGLSADNIQVMVQKIRSVLHHLIGIGVGYLTLNRAVATLSGGESQRVKMARQLDCDLTGLMYVLDEPSIGLHPRDTDRLLDIIHDLRDRGNSVLVVEHDPQIMEAADWIVDIGPKAGRHGGQLCFEGTGSMLRSADSPTGLALKRTTPTRKKARRLPQGWMEIRNATAHNLKNVSVNIPTGVLCCITGVAGSGKSSLVHSELVGRFPAVVIDQSAPGKSSRSNPLTYTGIFDKVRKDFAKAAGTRPALFSFNSEGACPGCKGQGFQKVDMNFLDDITILCPECEGKRYRAEVLEHLWQGKTIFDILEMSVADGLDFFTDRKTLSQLSLLNRVGLGYLSLGQSLSTLSGGEAQRLKLAAELDQAGNLYILDEPTTGLHMSDVQRLMVIINELVEAGNSVLIIEHNLDVIQQADWIIDLGPEGGRGGGEILAQGPPEQVCQVDASITGRYLKASLNHS from the coding sequence ATGGAGCATATCGAGATCAGGGGAGCTCGAACCCATAATCTAAAGAACATCGATCTGGACATTCCACGCAATAAATTTGTGGTGGTTACCGGTGTGAGTGGGTCTGGTAAATCGAGCCTGGTGTTTGATACCATCTATACCGAAGCCCAGCGCCAACTCATCGAAACCTTCTCCACCTTTGCCCGGCGGCGTCTGCCAAAACTCACCCGTCCAGATGTGGATGAGATCAGGAACCTGGGAACGGGGATCGTCATCGATCAGAAGCGGCTGGGAAAAACGCTGCGCTCCACCGTTGGGACAGCTACTGAGATATATACCTACTTGCGACTCCTGTATTCTCGAGCCGCCGAACCCTTTGTCGGGTTTTCACATGTTTTTTCATTCAATCATCCTGAAGGCATGTGTCCCTCCTGCAAAGGTCTGGGAAAGCGAATTCAAATAGACCGAGAGGCCATGTACGATCCCGAGCTCAGCCTCAGGGAGGGAGCCATCCTTCATCCGGATTATAAGGTCGGTGGCTATTACTGGCGAACCTTTGTAAGTGTGGGACTCTTTGACCCTGATAAAAAACTGAAGGATTATACAGAAGAGGAAATTGAACGTCTCTTCGAAACCGAGGGTGTTGAGTATCGCTATGATCACAGTGGCGTTGAGGTTAAAAAAACATGGAAAGGTCTGATCCAGCGTCTCGAAAGTTACTATGTCCAGAAGGCTGAAGATGAACTACCGAAAGCTCGCCGGGACGCCTATCAGAAGTTTCTGGTCTACCAGGATTGCAGATCCTGCCAGGGAACCCGCTTGAATGATACCGTACTCTCAGCCCAACTTAACGGCAGGAATATCGCTGAACTCTCTGGCATGGAATTAACCGATCTGGATGACTTCCTCGCCGGATTATCGGCAGACAATATTCAGGTCATGGTGCAAAAGATCAGGTCCGTTCTTCATCACCTCATAGGTATCGGTGTGGGGTATCTGACACTGAACAGAGCAGTGGCGACTCTCTCAGGAGGAGAATCCCAGCGAGTAAAGATGGCACGTCAATTGGACTGTGACCTCACTGGTCTCATGTATGTTCTGGATGAACCTTCCATCGGGTTGCATCCCAGGGATACGGATCGGTTGCTTGACATCATCCATGATCTGCGTGATAGAGGGAACTCAGTCCTGGTTGTGGAACATGATCCCCAGATAATGGAAGCAGCTGATTGGATAGTAGATATCGGACCCAAGGCTGGTCGTCATGGTGGCCAATTGTGTTTTGAAGGTACTGGATCCATGCTAAGGTCGGCTGATAGTCCCACAGGTCTTGCCCTGAAAAGAACGACCCCCACCAGAAAAAAAGCGCGACGCTTGCCCCAGGGCTGGATGGAGATAAGGAATGCCACAGCCCACAACTTGAAGAACGTTTCAGTGAATATTCCCACTGGTGTTTTGTGCTGTATTACGGGAGTCGCAGGGTCGGGGAAGAGCAGTCTGGTCCACTCTGAACTGGTGGGACGTTTCCCTGCCGTAGTCATTGATCAATCAGCTCCCGGGAAATCCAGCCGCTCAAATCCGCTCACATATACAGGTATCTTTGACAAGGTCAGAAAGGATTTTGCAAAGGCAGCAGGGACTCGGCCAGCCCTCTTCAGCTTCAATTCTGAGGGAGCCTGCCCGGGCTGCAAGGGACAGGGATTTCAAAAAGTTGATATGAATTTTCTGGATGATATTACCATTCTTTGCCCGGAGTGTGAGGGAAAGCGCTACAGGGCGGAAGTCCTGGAGCACCTATGGCAGGGAAAGACCATCTTTGACATTCTTGAAATGTCAGTAGCAGATGGTCTTGACTTTTTCACTGATAGGAAGACCCTATCCCAATTATCACTGTTGAATCGGGTCGGTCTGGGCTATTTGAGTCTGGGCCAATCTTTAAGCACGCTCTCAGGTGGGGAAGCCCAAAGATTAAAGCTGGCAGCTGAGCTGGATCAGGCTGGTAATCTTTACATCCTGGATGAGCCCACCACAGGTTTGCATATGAGTGATGTCCAGCGTCTCATGGTCATCATTAATGAGTTGGTTGAAGCAGGAAATAGTGTCCTCATCATCGAGCATAATCTGGATGTGATTCAACAGGCCGACTGGATCATCGATCTGGGTCCAGAGGGTGGACGAGGTGGTGGGGAAATTCTTGCCCAAGGCCCACCGGAGCAGGTTTGCCAGGTTGATGCCAGTATCACAGGGAGATACTTGAAAGCGAGTTTGAATCACTCCTGA
- a CDS encoding PadR family transcriptional regulator: MDPETISNAEAALLGLLAEKPKHPYQIEKDVEYREMRTWTDLSMSSIYKLLKKLEDQDLVSSEIALTEDNRARKIYSISEAGRECLEIKLRALLRRPEVLKDPFHLGIYNADILEQDELISCLEFYRESVVEMIAGYGRLKDFLTEQNCSAVRLAVAIRPAYQWEGVLKWLDEFLPGLKAELK, encoded by the coding sequence ATGGATCCGGAAACGATTTCAAATGCAGAGGCTGCCCTACTGGGTTTGCTGGCAGAAAAACCAAAACACCCGTATCAGATCGAGAAGGATGTGGAGTACCGGGAGATGCGCACCTGGACCGATTTGTCAATGTCATCCATCTACAAACTATTAAAAAAACTGGAGGATCAAGACTTGGTGTCCAGCGAAATAGCCCTCACGGAAGACAATCGTGCGCGGAAGATATATTCCATTTCTGAAGCGGGACGGGAATGTCTTGAGATCAAGCTTCGCGCCTTGTTGAGACGACCTGAGGTGCTGAAGGACCCCTTCCATCTTGGTATCTACAATGCCGATATACTGGAGCAGGATGAACTCATTTCATGTCTGGAGTTCTACCGGGAGTCCGTGGTGGAGATGATTGCAGGATATGGCAGACTCAAAGATTTTTTAACAGAACAGAACTGTTCCGCAGTCCGTCTCGCCGTCGCCATACGACCAGCCTATCAATGGGAAGGAGTCCTGAAGTGGCTGGATGAATTTCTTCCCGGTCTAAAAGCAGAGCTAAAATAA
- a CDS encoding sulfurtransferase codes for MMGKEITLLQFISIYEGGDIRILDVREAWETPMIRGENVINIPMNQLPQAIDMIPRTEALVVICQHAVRSKRVIEYLQSQHGFENLINLAGGVHLWTGNS; via the coding sequence ATGATGGGTAAAGAAATTACACTGCTGCAATTCATTAGCATCTACGAAGGCGGTGATATTCGAATTCTGGATGTGCGTGAAGCCTGGGAAACCCCCATGATCAGGGGTGAAAACGTAATCAATATCCCCATGAATCAACTTCCTCAGGCTATTGATATGATTCCAAGGACAGAAGCCCTTGTGGTGATCTGTCAGCATGCGGTCCGATCAAAGCGGGTTATCGAGTACCTCCAGTCTCAACATGGTTTTGAAAATTTGATCAATCTTGCAGGGGGAGTGCATCTCTGGACAGGAAACAGCTAA
- a CDS encoding EthD family reductase: MIKVSVLDANGEGKTFDMDYYLNKHIPLVGGLLGDAVKGASIEKGLAGGAPGSVAPFATMSNLYFETVGAFQNSFGPNVDQIMGDLPNFTNIEPTIQISEVM, from the coding sequence ATGATAAAAGTAAGTGTTCTGGATGCAAATGGAGAGGGTAAAACCTTTGATATGGATTACTACCTCAACAAGCACATCCCTCTGGTAGGCGGTCTGCTTGGAGACGCTGTCAAAGGTGCATCAATTGAAAAAGGCCTGGCTGGTGGAGCTCCTGGATCCGTGGCACCATTTGCCACCATGAGCAACCTCTATTTTGAAACCGTTGGTGCCTTTCAAAATTCTTTTGGTCCAAATGTTGACCAAATCATGGGCGATTTACCCAATTTCACAAATATTGAACCCACCATTCAAATCAGTGAAGTGATGTAG
- a CDS encoding DUF2141 domain-containing protein, producing the protein MKNRIIVIASLLSAMTLNAQSGVVEVIVTDVVAEWGGSVIIGLFGKNGFPKSGQAIVSDTIPVRDIKATHTFENILAGNYAIAVFQDVNGDNELNRDIYRRPTEPYAFSNNVFGRFGPPKFAEVSFSVDNNTNLKLIIHLKE; encoded by the coding sequence ATGAAAAACAGAATAATTGTGATCGCGTCATTACTATCTGCAATGACTCTTAATGCTCAGAGTGGGGTGGTAGAAGTAATAGTCACGGATGTAGTTGCGGAATGGGGAGGATCGGTAATAATTGGTCTGTTTGGAAAAAACGGGTTTCCAAAATCGGGTCAGGCCATTGTCAGCGACACAATTCCAGTTCGAGATATCAAGGCTACTCACACATTTGAGAACATCCTGGCCGGGAATTATGCCATCGCAGTGTTTCAGGATGTGAATGGTGATAATGAATTAAATCGAGATATTTATAGAAGACCAACAGAACCCTATGCTTTCTCGAACAATGTTTTTGGACGATTCGGGCCACCAAAATTTGCAGAGGTTTCATTTTCTGTTGATAACAATACCAATTTAAAACTAATCATTCATCTCAAAGAGTAA